gggatactgggaatgacacatgtgtgcaacaccaagtcactcacaacccaatctgtgtcatacttaagaacatagccatgcaccctcccgggacaatctatttgttcgcactccattgtcagatatttttgtgaagagactgttgttttgaaaaccctttgcgtggacattgcccaagcaattattgcatcctgcagatgtttcttgttaGGAAATCTAgcacccttcgcaatgttgttctgatgatattgccatgcagagtcgtgcccatcgttcacggtcatagctgaagagaagtcctgattccatgatgcaggaatcggcacttcctcttcgtccgactcatgagactcatcgtcataagaactacgaccattTATATAttcatcctccatctggttctgcaagtgaccatcttcttcgtccgcatctgcctcgccagtgtactcatcctctcctactgcctcggagctctggcctgattcataaccaccacctccagcattcgacacagagtttgcattggacaagtcataacttgattcaccctcgccttcagctggattggtctcatgagcaacaacctggattaaggcgacaggtgtagttccccttttctcgcaactttctaaccagcgcacccactttgatgtccggtctaacggcctcaaaacccagaaaatatttgaacttgacttggtccacaatACTTGCACATGGACGGTttatgtttcaggattgagcgctaaacatcctaccaaccattcctgcaactgactaaacgtccatgtttgaggggccgttagatccaactccacatattagactgactaaacgtccatgtttgaggggccgttaaactgactcagatcagctccgtgctcagttgttaagacagtaccggaaccgtagtaaaaaacaaactttgcTAAACCGcacatctctgatgcctaaaaaaatgtttagacgcgtcaaatactaagcagtacggcatataaaaaatattaagacgcgtcaaatactaagcagtacggcatattaaaaatattaatacgcgacAAATACTAAACAATACGGCATATtagcgtcaaatactaaacagtacggcataaataaaatctagcccatcaaaacatattactaccgaCCATACTATTTAggcgcgtcaaatactaagcagtacgccagatttaaaatattaatacgtgTCAAATACTAAATAGTATGgcatcaaaaaaaatctagtctatcaaaacatattactaccggccataatatttagacgcatcaaatactaagcagtatgACATTAACCGTTGTCCAAAACAATAagcactaccaaacgctaaaacatacttttatatatacatacacacatatcctcataaacatatacgttataggataaatacgtgagagattaggatttacccttgaagcgtgtgaaccccaacctcgagcagcctcacagtcaccggatgagcaccaccaccacctccaaactcctccaaaccaccaccattgctccaaCTTTGCACCACAAAATTAGCTCTACATAGCCTatgaaaacagtagatcgagGTGTCTTTGGGTGCCAACTAGATAGGGGATGCGATTTTGTGGGTTAAATGGGATCAAAATGCACTAATTTGGGCTAGAAAATTGGGGCATttgaggagaaaaggaagaacagagaagaaacgaggaggaagaagaagggggctCAGGCGAGCAGTCTGGCTGGGCTCGGTCGGGCACGGGAGGATGGGAAGGgagaagggaaagggaaaaaaggaaaagattcCCCCGCGGCCCACCAGGCCCCTTTCGGCCACGGCTAGGCCGAGTGGCCAGTCGGCCCTGGCTAGGCCGACTGGGCTCAGTCGGTCTGGGCCAAGCCGAGCGCCTCGTGGGGGCCCTAGGCACTGAGCAGCCGGCttgcagtcggcctggccgaggccgactgggcctaatcggcttgggccaggccgactgggcccattcGGCCTGGGCAAGGCCGAGGCCGAAttatttttgatatttttgaaaaacgcgtattatttttgaaaatgataaaaaaatcctattatttaaaaaaatagcaacTTTTAATTTATTATGAGCCCAAAGGATAGATTCAATAAGTTCTTGCCAATAACCACAACCGCTGAATAAAAACATTAAACTGAAAGCCCAGACAAAATGAGTACCTAAGAAAAAAGAGGTCAACTGAAATATATTTcaagtaatttttggtcaaaataaatgaaatagtcttatattttggaacgaagtgagtttttttttctccaccAGGCATGCGGgcaatttgaaaaaaaaaagtcatttGTTCCTTATATCCACGGTGGCAAGGTTTTTCATTAAATAGTATTGTAATcgaaaaatattaaatgtggTAACTGAGCTGCCATGGATCGAAGCTATTTCATCTCCCCTGTTTTCTCCGTTGTAAGCATATCATCACTCCCACTGCATAAAATCGTTTCCATTTGGAGACAGGCGCGGGAGAGGAAAGGGGAGAGGCACTTGCTTCAAGAGTTCTATTGAAGCAATAATTCTTGTAATCGGCTCCAGTATACTCCGGATCCAGCCACCGCGGAGGAGTTAGgtattctcttcttctttccctgAGATTTGTTCtaggttttttttatcagaaAGACATACTTATGCACAGATCCGTTCTTGTAGTCTAGCTATGCTTTGCTTAGATTTACACGCTTGTTGATGGTAATCTAGAACTCATAGCACTCGTTGATTGGTGCTTTGCTTAAATTTACACGCTTGCTGATGGTAATTTCGAACTCGTAGCACTTATTGATTGGTGGATTTGTTTAGTTCGTCGATTGATGTGTTGGAATCGTGGAGATCAGTAGTTATCGGATGGATTCAGTCAGGATTTGGGGAAGGAATATCTAGGTGAGGAAAGGGGAAATCTGTGCTATCGTGGGGATTTAATGGGATGGGGAATTTGTGTACTTCACATAATCGACTAATCGTGGGGACTTTGTGTATTTCACACAATCGACTAATCACGATGTCGGCCCCATATCTGCAAACCTGCAGGGAAGGCAAGATCTTCCTACTTGCAATTCTAGCTCTCCTCAACaacaaaccctagatcgatAACAGAAGAGCCTATTTAGCCTCCGCTTCAAATCTCTTCGTCGCACAATGTTCACCAAGGTGCGGTCTAGTTGTATCCTGGCCAGTTGAATTGCTTCAAATATCTTCGTCAGTCGTCACACACAATGTCCACCAAGGCACATGTTATTTAGTATCTGTATCACTCGAACTACGTGTCATTGACCTTCAATTGTATACACATAGTCGTCAAGGAATCCTGCAATAGACCCACTTATCAGGTTGCTTCATCTAGGTCAGTGCTTGGAGGTCCTTGATGGACGCCGTTGGGGGTAAgatgcttgatttttttttttgcatgctaACACATATACATTCACACTTTAGACTAAATGGTTTTTGCTATTCTTGAACAGAGTAAAAACTTTTTGTTTGGTAGATTCTACATACCGTATTTGGACTATGGTTTTCATGTCGTTGAGTCGAGTCGAGTCGAGCTCGAGGAGTTGAGTCAACATGTCGCCTGCTATGGCGACAACTGAACGTACGgcgtaataataataataataataataataataataataataataataataataataataataataataataataataataataataataataataataataataataataataataataataataataataataatacttcctccgtccggTATTAAGTGTTGTACCGGACGGAGGCAGGAAATATGAAATTATACCTCACATATGACAGCTAATATAGTTATGTTGTACCGGACGGAGTACATCTTTCCGGTTTGTAGTAATATAATTTTCTAATGCTTTCTTATCTTTATTGAAGAGCCTGTGAGTTGCTGCTGGAGGATTTGTTTATGGCCAAGGATATTTGAGGTTGTGCTTGTTAAGCATTAGACTGCTGCGAGTGGCTAAAACAGTTCCGTGTCCAAGATTGTGATAGGATCGGTCTCGTACTTTTTATACGAGAACCTATGACTTTTAAATCTAATAAGTGCCCAAAGAGATCTAGGGAGAACCTCTCTTTATgtcagaagaagaaattcaAGCCATCAACAAATTCATCGGATTTATCCTCAAGCTCGAGTTTGTTGTCTGTCGATAGCGTTTGTTCTGTTCCTGCTTCAGAAGATGGTCACAATTTGTTTAAACGGAGGAAGATTGCCAAGGAATGTAATTTCCTTCTGACAAATGGAAATGTGAGAGAGAGTAGAACTAGAAGCTTCACAACTTTTGGAGATAACTCGTTGCTGATACAAAATGGCGGTGGCAGGTCACTTACTGTTCCTTCAAATGTACAAGTTTCAAAATATGGTGCAAACATTGATGAATATACAACAGAATATAAAGAGCCTAGAGAAGCTTCTAAAGGAAGTATATGTAAGAACTCATCGGGATCTCTTTCTGATGTGGATGATAGGAACTCAATTTCCATATCAAGCATGCCATCTTATCTCAATCACAAGACAAAGGATGCAAGGGACTGTTCATTGTCTAATACGATTGCTACAAAACAAGTTCCAGTTACGGATTTAACATCATCAAGGGAGCTTTGCATATCCATGCCCAAAAGAGATATCCCCATTGAAATGTCAGAACTGAGCAATGCATCAACTACTATAACCCATGATGATAATGAAAGGAACCCTTTATTTGCATGTAAGCGTTGCGGGTCTTTGGAAGATCCATGCCAAATGTTAATCTGTGATTGTTGTGAAGGAGCATTCCACTTGCAGTGCTGCCAACGCCGCATCAAGAAAATACCAGATAAAGAGTGGTTTTGCCTGGATTGTTCTAGAAAAAACCCTAAGAGGCAGGCGTTGCCGAGTAGAAAAGATGGATCACTCAAGCATATTGAAAGACCTCGCCGAGGTCTTTGTTCGATAGGAGATATGCTGATGAATGCCAAACCATATGAAACTCAAGTGAGAATTGGTAGAGACTTCCAAGCAGAAGTTCCAGAATGGTCCGGTCGAATTTCTTGGTATGCTCACTCTTGACAAAATTTACTTAAGTCCACCATTACAATTGGGTAGGAGAAGCAGCTTTGACTTAAGGAGCGATTtccatgtatgaaaaatggtactccctccgatccatagtaagtgtctcagatttagtacaactttgtactaaattagtacaaaatctgagacacttattatggatcggagggagtaatttaaATGGGAAAGGCTGTCTTTCCCATGTCATAGTGAATATCATCTAAAGAAAGACTGTCTTTCCCGTGGCGCCGTGAATCATCATCTTGTAGAGGCATAGCTAATTTTTCAAATGGAGTGGGACATTTGAATTTCCCATCCAACTCTAGGGATTTGAATAGTTCACTAAGAGCCTGATGCGTGTTGCATTGTGGAAGATTTGCAAATCTATCTCATGTTTCTTTTTAGGAAATGAAAGCTTTTATTACCCCCAGCCTCTGCAGACAAGATACATATAGCCtataattttttattacatCATTTATTATAATTGAGATAAAAAGCGACCAAACCCATAAAGCAGGATCAGTCGGTCACGCCTGAAGCTATCTAGCAACTAAAGAGTCTATCTCTGTGCCCATAAGAAGATAACCTATGATATGTATATGCACATCTCCCTATGATATGTATATGCGCATatacttgcttctttttcatgtgttcTTAATCTTCTTGAACATGATCATTGGAGTTGCTCCAAGTCAAgatttttcaattttattGTTACCAAATTCCATAAATTATACTCCGATctataaaaagtgtcgccgtTTTGTAccaagttagtacaaattttgtaccatGTGGgcaacactttttatggatcggagggagtaacaaaggTTTAAATCCTGAAATTACATTTAACTTTACGCCGTACTGCAGTTCtacttttgttgtttcttatTGCAACTTCCCAATTATGAATGCAGCAGTGATGATGATTTCGTTGAGCCCTCTGAAATTGATGCCACTGAAATCACAAGTGTGGACTTGCAGCAGTCATCACGGTGTAAAGACAAGAAAAAGAGCATTGGTAACTGGATTCAGTGCCAAGAAGTCTTGGATACAGGAGTTGTTTGCGGCAAGTGGCGGAGGTAACATTTAACACAGCCCACCCAAAATCTCTTTCAGTGTGTCTGTGCGTGCGGAGCAGTGTTCATGGATTTTTCCATGAGGGCAAGGGTTTATAGTCTAgagtatgtactccctcccttTCAGATTATAAGGCCCATCTCCTAATTCACACTAACCAAGGAGTGCCTAGTTAAGTGCTAGAGTAATCATTAAAGAGCCATGTATGCATAGAACCAAACTAAAAACTTGAGGTTTTGGAAATAGGCCTTGTaaactgaaaaggagggagtaaaagGCAGCATTATAGCCTACTTGAGCAGGTTAGACTGCCAAATGTTAGACGTTTTATTGCCCGCGTGGCAACATCTTTAATAGGAGAAAAGGAAGTCCTCTATGCTATGTTAGAAGTCTCTTCTGTGTTCCACTATTTTGGCTAAGAGTTATTTTCATGACATGCATTCATGTTTCTATTACCTCATGGGACCTTTTGCAGGGCACCACTGTTTGTTGTTCAATCGAGCAATTGGGATTGTTCGTGTTCAGTTCTTTGGGATCCAATTCATGCTGATTGTGCTGTTCCACAGGTATGTTCTGTTCTTGCCtctgtattttattttattttttggtgTAGCTTTGTGGGACGGCACATGTTTGGCTTGCTTCACCTGTTAACTTCATTAGGCTAAGTGAGCTCTTCATAAATGATAGTTCATCGATTAATTGAGCTAGATGTATTTGTATTACATCCATGTGCAAGTATAATGCATCAATGAATTTATTTGTAGTGTTTGAACTTAATCTGGCCTACTACATATTATTGATTGCATCATTCAGTAACTAAAACCGCTATGCAGAACTGATTTCTGGATTCTTGTCCATCAATTGCAGGAATTGGAGACTGATAAGGTGCTTGAGCAACTGCAGTACATTAATAAGGTATGTTCATCTGATCCTTCAAAGTGATTACAACCAGCACAATCTTTTCATCGAGTTCTTAACTGCTATTACCTCAAAGTCACTCTTTTTGGCACAATATTAGATCATGATAATTATTTGTTGATTGTGAATTTCCAATTCCATGAGCTTTTAATGAATTTATCAGTGCCTCAATAAAGTCAGATTTATGAGgtcaattttgacaaattagTTAACATCATGCCCACGGAGTGACAGATGATCTGAAACTAACATTCGAGTTTGGCCCAGAAAAACGTGTTGGCAGTAGGGGTGTTCAAATCCGGTTTGTATCCAAACCCTGGAAACCGctaaatgctactccctccgatccataataagtagTACAAAGTTGACTTTGTACCAAACCCAAGACTTTGGACTAAacccaagacacttattatgggtcagagggagtagcttagttcatttttcttcattaGTTCAAATCACCCTGGCAGATCTAGTACAAAAATTTTGACTTATGGGTTTCACGTTTTCCTCTGAAACCGTATTTGAACATCCTGGGTTGGCAGCACACCGCTTTGAAAATGATCTGGTAGCCCAGTCTGATGGATCATCTAATTGCGTGCTCCCCTGCAGGTGGTGGCCTTAGTCGCACTACTGACTCCTGAGCACACCATCTTCAAAGGTGGCTGCAGCTGCAAGCCAGGCCTTGTCTGTGTTTGCTGCCACTGAAGTTTGATCAGTTACTAAAGATCAATGTTGTTCGCAAAATAATTCTTCATTTCCTTTCTATATTTCTTTTGTGAAGTGATCTCCAGGAGGAAATATTGCATGCCATTTTAGTTTTCCATATCCAAAGGAATGAGTTATAGGGCCTTATTCTAGATTGCCTGATTGCCGTAGTTTCTGCTCTCGTTGCTGTCACATGCCCTGTCAATTTTACTTTATTTTGTGCCCACTTATCTGCTGTTTGAATCCAAGCTGATTGAATTTTATCTACGTAGCTGAAGAAACGTCTGGATGGTCGCGAGCAGAAACGCTGAAAAATATACATccatcagaaattcagaagtGAGGTGTGCATTTCCAGTCTAGATACTGCTTAACAACATTTAGCACTTTATTTCACCCTGCTGCTTTCTATCAACTTTGATGGGTTCATTCCATCTTTCCTTAGCAGGTTTTGTCTACAGCTGAACATCTATTTTTCTCCCAAGTGACCTGCAAATGAGAAGAATGGTTTCGCCGCTCCACCTTTGAACACCACAAGTCCCTACAGCGAAACAAACATCTCTGGCTGTCTGCAGAGAAACGTGCATAGAGGGAACCAATGTTGTAACATCCCCCCTTCACTGCTGCTGCCGTTGATAGTTCTCAGCTCATTTCCCCAAGCCATGTTGCCTTTGAACTTGACAAGATTTCCTCCCCAACGTTATATTAGACGAATTTTTGGCTGCTTCCTTTGAAGAAGCAAACGGTGTTGCTGGTGAAGGACAAAGTGAAGGGCAAAGCAATACGGACGCCGaagttcttttcttctttctgtgAGATGAAACCTGATGCTTACATCACGTAAGCCTGAATTTTTCAGTGGGAGGTGTATCTGCAGTTTTGACACCTTTACTTGTGCCCGTGGAATTGCAATGGAATTGTGTTTATCAGTGAAACGGAAGAGTGGCCCCATAAGCTTCTGCAATATGCCTTGCTCTCAAGAAAGAACCAGTCACAGTAGAAGACAACTACTAATACTTTCTTTTAGGTAATTAAAGTTCAATCTGAAGTAAAATTCAGTGTCCAACAGATATAACCCACTGGAAAATTTATTTAAACTTTAAATGACCGACTGAACgtattctgaatttttttaactgTTGGCGAAAAATTTATTTAAACATTTTCTTTCCTAgacacgtttttttttccatatgAAACATattccaaaatatattttctggCACGAACAAAAAATTTATCCAACGTTACA
This is a stretch of genomic DNA from Brachypodium distachyon strain Bd21 chromosome 1, Brachypodium_distachyon_v3.0, whole genome shotgun sequence. It encodes these proteins:
- the LOC100831907 gene encoding uncharacterized protein LOC100831907 isoform X2; the encoded protein is MTFKSNKCPKRSRENLSLCQKKKFKPSTNSSDLSSSSSLLSVDSVCSVPASEDGHNLFKRRKIAKECNFLLTNGNVRESRTRSFTTFGDNSLLIQNGGGRSLTVPSNVQVSKYGANIDEYTTEYKEPREASKGSICKNSSGSLSDVDDRNSISISSMPSYLNHKTKDARDCSLSNTIATKQVPVTDLTSSRELCISMPKRDIPIEMSELSNASTTITHDDNERNPLFACKRCGSLEDPCQMLICDCCEGAFHLQCCQRRIKKIPDKEWFCLDCSRKNPKRQALPSRKDGSLKHIERPRRGLCSIGDMLMNAKPYETQVRIGRDFQAEVPEWSGRISCDDDFVEPSEIDATEITSVDLQQSSRCKDKKKSIGNWIQCQEVLDTGVVCGKWRRAPLFVVQSSNWDCSCSVLWDPIHADCAVPQELETDKVLEQLQYINKVVALVALLTPEHTIFKAEETSGWSRAETLKNIHPSEIQK
- the LOC100831907 gene encoding uncharacterized protein LOC100831907 isoform X1; amino-acid sequence: MTFKSNKCPKRSRENLSLCQKKKFKPSTNSSDLSSSSSLLSVDSVCSVPASEDGHNLFKRRKIAKECNFLLTNGNVRESRTRSFTTFGDNSLLIQNGGGRSLTVPSNVQVSKYGANIDEYTTEYKEPREASKGSICKNSSGSLSDVDDRNSISISSMPSYLNHKTKDARDCSLSNTIATKQVPVTDLTSSRELCISMPKRDIPIEMSELSNASTTITHDDNERNPLFACKRCGSLEDPCQMLICDCCEGAFHLQCCQRRIKKIPDKEWFCLDCSRKNPKRQALPSRKDGSLKHIERPRRGLCSIGDMLMNAKPYETQVRIGRDFQAEVPEWSGRISCSDDDFVEPSEIDATEITSVDLQQSSRCKDKKKSIGNWIQCQEVLDTGVVCGKWRRAPLFVVQSSNWDCSCSVLWDPIHADCAVPQELETDKVLEQLQYINKVVALVALLTPEHTIFKAEETSGWSRAETLKNIHPSEIQK
- the LOC100831907 gene encoding uncharacterized protein LOC100831907 isoform X4; the protein is MTFKSNKCPKRSRENLSLCQKKKFKPSTNSSDLSSSSSLLSVDSVCSVPASEDGHNLFKRRKIAKECNFLLTNGNVRESRTRSFTTFGDNSLLIQNGGGRSLTVPSNVQVSKYGANIDEYTTEYKEPREASKGSICKNSSGSLSDVDDRNSISISSMPSYLNHKTKDARDCSLSNTIATKQVPVTDLTSSRELCISMPKRDIPIEMSELSNASTTITHDDNERNPLFACKRCGSLEDPCQMLICDCCEGAFHLQCCQRRIKKIPDKEWFCLDCSRKNPKRQALPSRKDGSLKHIERPRRGLCSIGDMLMNAKPYETQVRIGRDFQAEVPEWSGRISCSHHGVKTRKRALVTGFSAKKSWIQELFAASGGGHHCLLFNRAIGIVRVQFFGIQFMLIVLFHRNWRLIRCLSNCSTLIRWWP
- the LOC100831907 gene encoding uncharacterized protein LOC100831907 isoform X3 translates to MTFKSNKCPKRSRENLSLCQKKKFKPSTNSSDLSSSSSLLSVDSVCSVPASEDGHNLFKRRKIAKECNFLLTNGNVRESRTRSFTTFGDNSLLIQNGGGRSLTVPSNVQVSKYGANIDEYTTEYKEPREASKGSICKNSSGSLSDVDDRNSISISSMPSYLNHKTKDARDCSLSNTIATKQVPVTDLTSSRELCISMPKRDIPIEMSELSNASTTITHDDNERNPLFACKRCGSLEDPCQMLICDCCEGAFHLQCCQRRIKKIPDKEWFCLDCSRKNPKRQALPSRKDGSLKHIERPRRGLCSIGDMLMNAKPYETQVRIGRDFQAEVPEWSGRISCSDDDFVEPSEIDATEITSVDLQQSSRCKDKKKSIGNWIQCQEVLDTGVVCGKWRRAPLFVVQSSNWDCSCSVLWDPIHADCAVPQELETDKVLEQLQYINKVVALVALLTPEHTIFKGGCSCKPGLVCVCCH
- the LOC100831907 gene encoding uncharacterized protein LOC100831907 isoform X5, with product MVRSNFLQSSRCKDKKKSIGNWIQCQEVLDTGVVCGKWRRAPLFVVQSSNWDCSCSVLWDPIHADCAVPQELETDKVLEQLQYINKVVALVALLTPEHTIFKAEETSGWSRAETLKNIHPSEIQK